One part of the Bdellovibrio bacteriovorus genome encodes these proteins:
- a CDS encoding DedA family protein: MSQFAYQPGMVYAGLIAMMALSAVGFPLPEEVTLISVGILAFMGAHPAHFPPPYEGAPVVNVHTAAIIAFTAVVASDTLIYVIGRVFGRKLLYHPRVHKFFPEHMMKRVEEWTHKYGAYACGIFRFTPGLRFPGHLACGMLRYPVWKFLVIDGIAALISVPTQIYLLAHYGEPILKYLRQFKLVLFGIIGLLVVYFVAKKIHQRWSARAASR, from the coding sequence ATGTCTCAGTTTGCGTATCAGCCGGGGATGGTTTACGCCGGTTTGATCGCGATGATGGCATTATCTGCCGTTGGTTTTCCGCTGCCGGAAGAAGTCACTCTTATTAGTGTGGGTATCTTGGCCTTTATGGGCGCCCACCCAGCGCATTTCCCGCCCCCGTACGAGGGCGCCCCTGTCGTCAACGTTCATACCGCTGCCATCATAGCCTTTACGGCCGTCGTGGCCAGTGACACCCTGATCTATGTGATAGGACGGGTGTTTGGACGAAAGCTTCTTTACCATCCCAGAGTTCACAAGTTCTTCCCAGAGCACATGATGAAACGTGTGGAAGAGTGGACACACAAGTACGGCGCTTATGCCTGCGGTATCTTCCGTTTCACTCCAGGTTTGCGTTTCCCAGGTCACTTGGCTTGCGGAATGCTGAGATACCCAGTCTGGAAGTTCCTGGTGATCGACGGTATCGCCGCTCTGATCAGCGTGCCGACGCAGATTTACCTGTTGGCGCATTACGGGGAGCCGATCCTGAAGTACCTGCGTCAGTTCAAGCTGGTTCTGTTTGGAATCATCGGATTGTTGGTTGTTTATTTTGTAGCCAAGAAAATTCATCAACGCTGGTCGGCTCGCGCAGCCAGTCGCTAA
- a CDS encoding tRNA threonylcarbamoyladenosine dehydratase has translation METTQSPNLPQPQETEYVLHRRFDRMGRLVGDEVMKRLFNTHVMVIGLGGVGSWAAESLARSGVGKLTVIDFDEICITNANRQLHALQGLVGKKKAEVMGERLRKINPQNTVTVIPEFYNAENSEMMLSHKPDYIVDAIDNLTAKTHLLATCRERGIKVITSGGSAAKMDPLRIKKADLADTYVDPMAAQVRKMLRQKYDFPEKNFGIPCIFSDETPIQPVELKYDNGQGFKCVCPKGQNDLHNCDSRNVIWGTASYVTGAFGLAMASHIVNEIHAQVWAEAKA, from the coding sequence ATGGAAACCACACAATCACCTAATTTGCCTCAACCTCAGGAAACCGAGTACGTTTTGCACCGCCGTTTCGATCGTATGGGTCGTTTGGTGGGTGACGAGGTGATGAAACGCCTTTTCAACACTCATGTGATGGTGATTGGTTTGGGCGGCGTGGGCTCTTGGGCTGCGGAATCCCTGGCTCGCTCCGGTGTGGGCAAACTGACGGTCATTGATTTCGATGAAATCTGCATCACCAACGCCAACCGCCAGTTGCATGCTTTGCAGGGCCTTGTGGGGAAAAAGAAAGCCGAAGTGATGGGCGAGCGTCTGCGCAAAATCAATCCGCAGAACACGGTCACTGTGATCCCGGAATTCTACAACGCTGAAAACTCTGAAATGATGTTGTCCCATAAGCCGGACTATATCGTGGACGCCATCGACAACCTGACGGCAAAAACCCACTTGCTGGCGACCTGCCGCGAGCGTGGTATCAAAGTCATCACTTCTGGTGGTTCCGCGGCGAAGATGGATCCGCTTCGTATCAAAAAAGCGGATCTGGCTGACACATATGTTGATCCAATGGCGGCGCAAGTTCGCAAAATGTTGCGCCAGAAATATGATTTCCCGGAAAAGAATTTCGGTATTCCTTGCATCTTCTCGGATGAAACTCCGATTCAACCGGTGGAATTGAAATACGACAACGGCCAGGGTTTCAAATGTGTATGCCCTAAAGGTCAAAACGATCTGCACAATTGTGACAGCCGTAACGTGATCTGGGGAACTGCAAGTTATGTGACGGGAGCTTTTGGTTTGGCCATGGCTTCTCACATTGTAAATGAAATCCACGCTCAAGTTTG
- a CDS encoding TatD family hydrolase, protein MVGFGYWIDAHGHLADLRWQGQVDTIIDEARSKGIAFFMQGGVDPEDWQRQREIKARYPSHIGLCFGLHPYWVAAHDDDECEQALDLLAQALPEADGLGELGLDFRPHIMKDSMERQIGVFEQQLELGHITGKPLVLHLVQAHEESLKIMDVWGLPKQKGMVHSFNGSAYKAQDFLQRGLMLSIGGPVCRPDNQKLHQAVREIPLEQLLIESDSPDQGPPAYKGRLNPPESIWEVARTIGELKSLDPLEILDITTANFRRLGIGPQSAGPAARS, encoded by the coding sequence ATGGTTGGATTTGGCTATTGGATCGATGCTCACGGACACCTTGCGGACCTGCGATGGCAGGGGCAGGTGGACACTATTATCGATGAGGCCCGCTCAAAGGGCATCGCCTTCTTCATGCAAGGGGGCGTAGATCCTGAAGATTGGCAGCGTCAGCGCGAAATCAAAGCGCGCTACCCCAGTCATATCGGTCTTTGTTTTGGCCTGCACCCGTACTGGGTGGCGGCCCACGATGACGATGAATGTGAGCAGGCTCTGGATCTGCTGGCGCAGGCGCTGCCTGAAGCCGATGGTTTGGGGGAGCTGGGTTTGGATTTTCGCCCGCATATCATGAAAGATTCGATGGAACGCCAGATTGGCGTATTTGAGCAACAGTTGGAACTGGGGCATATCACGGGGAAGCCTCTGGTGTTGCATCTGGTGCAGGCCCACGAGGAAAGTCTTAAGATCATGGACGTGTGGGGGCTGCCAAAGCAAAAAGGCATGGTACACTCGTTCAACGGCAGTGCTTATAAGGCGCAGGATTTCCTGCAAAGGGGCCTTATGCTGTCCATTGGAGGCCCGGTGTGTCGCCCGGACAATCAGAAGCTGCATCAGGCGGTGCGTGAAATTCCCCTGGAACAGCTTTTAATTGAAAGTGACAGCCCGGATCAGGGGCCTCCTGCCTATAAAGGCCGCTTAAATCCCCCAGAAAGCATCTGGGAGGTGGCAAGAACTATAGGGGAGCTAAAATCACTTGATCCTCTGGAAATATTAGATATCACTACTGCAAACTTTCGGAGACTGGGCATAGGCCCACAGAGCGCAGGGCCTGCGGCCCGTAGCTGA